In Candidatus Sodalis pierantonius str. SOPE, one DNA window encodes the following:
- a CDS encoding aminotransferase class III-fold pyridoxal phosphate-dependent enzyme: MALIGRKSSQISDLFNKEPDIITLGKSLTNGLSPLSAVWAREELVSRDIFTPGHAHSNFANHSLGTAAALQTWRYMIAQDYEPLLSQKSAYFMGGLRRLKQRYPFIGLIEGLGMLFSVTFTTPDGLPWRNAGKQAVTLAQDNDYVYQGETLRLILNSGGCHCEKIKLAPWLDMGYEEMERMLTILDQVFAALADAEEV; encoded by the coding sequence ATCGCCCTGATAGGGAGGAAGTCGTCACAAATTTCGGATTTATTCAACAAAGAGCCGGATATCATCACGCTGGGTAAATCGCTGACTAACGGCCTCAGCCCGCTCAGTGCGGTCTGGGCTCGGGAAGAATTAGTGAGTCGCGATATCTTTACTCCGGGCCACGCCCACAGTAATTTTGCCAATCACTCCTTAGGCACCGCCGCCGCGCTGCAAACCTGGCGCTATATGATCGCTCAGGATTATGAGCCGCTACTGTCGCAAAAATCGGCCTATTTCATGGGCGGACTGCGGCGTTTAAAACAGCGTTATCCCTTCATTGGGCTAATCGAGGGGCTAGGGATGCTGTTTAGCGTTACCTTCACCACGCCGGACGGTTTGCCCTGGCGTAATGCGGGTAAGCAGGCGGTCACGCTGGCGCAGGATAATGATTACGTCTACCAGGGAGAAACGCTGCGTCTGATCCTTAATAGCGGCGGCTGCCATTGCGAAAAAATCAAATTGGCCCCCTGGCTGGATATGGGTTACGAAGAAATGGAGCGCATGCTGACCATTCTCGATCAGGTCTTCGCCGCCCTGGCCGACGCGGAGGAGGTTTGA